A window of Mycolicibacterium fluoranthenivorans contains these coding sequences:
- a CDS encoding GNAT family N-acetyltransferase: MDPTARGRGHGARLLERAESDARELGLTEVRLYTNEAMSENLTYYPRRGYQETGRRTEDGYRRVYFRKKISPAPFKI, translated from the coding sequence GTGGACCCCACCGCGCGGGGCCGTGGTCACGGTGCCCGGTTGCTCGAGCGGGCCGAGTCGGATGCGCGCGAACTCGGGCTCACCGAGGTGCGGCTCTATACCAATGAGGCCATGTCGGAGAACCTGACGTACTACCCCCGGCGGGGCTATCAGGAAACGGGGCGCCGAACCGAGGACGGCTATCGCCGCGTCTACTTCCGCAAGAAGATTTCCCCCGCCCCTTTCAAGATATAG
- a CDS encoding epoxide hydrolase family protein, with the protein MAPFHISVTDDDLADLTRRLSGTRWPEAECVEDWSQGMPLDYTRELARYWAQDYDWRAREAALNGFSQFTTAVDGLDIHFIHQRSPHEDALPLLITHGWPGSVVEFAKVIGPLTDPTAHGGRPEDAFHVVCPSLPGYGFSGKPASTGWGVQRIARAWDTLMGRLGYTRYGAQGGDWGAAVTTQIGRNAGGRIRSGGDISGCAAIHTNMPIGRPPAASLESPTAEDIEAFAAMKDHRKWGTGYSKQQSTRPQTLGYGLVDSPVAQLAWIVEKFWAWSDCDGHPENVLTRDELLDNVMLYWITRTGASAARLYWESFTSFGAGERVELPTGVAAFPKEILRTPRSWCENAYNITHWTNMPRGGHFAAFEQPELFVDDVRTFFSTVR; encoded by the coding sequence ATTGCGCCCTTCCACATCTCGGTGACCGACGACGACTTGGCCGATCTCACGCGAAGGCTGTCCGGTACCCGCTGGCCCGAGGCGGAATGCGTCGAGGACTGGAGCCAGGGCATGCCGCTGGACTACACCCGCGAGCTGGCCCGGTACTGGGCACAGGACTACGACTGGCGGGCGCGCGAAGCCGCGCTGAACGGCTTCTCGCAGTTCACCACTGCGGTTGACGGCTTGGACATCCACTTCATCCATCAACGCTCACCGCATGAGGATGCGCTGCCGTTGCTGATCACGCACGGTTGGCCCGGCTCCGTTGTCGAGTTCGCGAAGGTGATCGGTCCGCTCACCGATCCCACCGCGCACGGCGGCCGGCCCGAGGATGCGTTTCACGTGGTGTGCCCGTCCCTGCCCGGGTATGGCTTCTCCGGTAAGCCGGCGTCCACCGGCTGGGGGGTGCAGCGCATCGCGCGGGCGTGGGACACGTTGATGGGCCGGCTTGGCTATACGCGCTACGGAGCGCAGGGCGGGGACTGGGGTGCGGCCGTGACGACGCAGATCGGCCGCAATGCCGGTGGCCGGATCCGTTCCGGCGGCGACATCAGTGGATGCGCGGCCATCCACACCAATATGCCGATCGGCCGGCCGCCCGCGGCCAGCCTGGAATCCCCCACCGCCGAGGACATCGAGGCGTTCGCGGCCATGAAAGACCACCGCAAGTGGGGTACCGGCTATTCCAAGCAACAGTCCACCCGGCCCCAGACGCTGGGCTACGGATTGGTGGATTCGCCTGTGGCGCAGCTGGCCTGGATCGTGGAGAAGTTCTGGGCGTGGTCCGACTGTGACGGCCACCCGGAGAACGTACTGACGCGCGACGAACTGCTCGACAACGTGATGCTGTACTGGATCACGCGCACGGGCGCGTCAGCGGCGCGGCTGTACTGGGAAAGCTTCACCAGTTTCGGCGCGGGTGAACGGGTCGAGCTTCCCACGGGTGTCGCAGCGTTCCCGAAGGAGATTCTGCGCACCCCGCGCAGCTGGTGCGAGAACGCCTACAACATCACGCACTGGACGAACATGCCGCGCGGCGGGCATTTCGCCGCGTTCGAACAACCTGAGTTGTTCGTCGACGATGTCAGGACGTTCTTCTCGACGGTGCGCTGA
- a CDS encoding LLM class flavin-dependent oxidoreductase, translating into MTRVIRFNAFDMNCVAHQSPGLWKHPDDQSARYKDLEYWTELAKLLERGRFDGLFIADVLGTYDIYGASDEAAIRQAAQIPVNDPLLLVSAMALVTRDLGFGITTGTGFEHPYPFARRLSTLDHLTKGRIGWNVVTGYLPAAARNMGQTDQPAHDARYDHADEYLEVLYKLWEGSWEDDAVVRDKDRGVFTDPSKVHHIGHEGTHFSVPGVHLSEPSPQRTPVIYQAGSSPRGVRFAAENAEAIFTAAPTKAILRETVTTIRRELEIAGRDPYAVKIFNLSTVVTAATDEEAHAKHAEYLSYGDPEGACVFMSGWMGVDLARYGFDEPVGNVDSNAILSAVAAFQSADPDGREWQIKDIAEWGKIGGLGPRFVGSGAHVADSLQEWVDETDVDGFNFAYAITPGSFADIVDHVIPELTARGAYQAEYAPGTLRHKLLGRGDRLPQEHRGASYRVGGENSTIIERPSTVPSSSASVASQPTRGR; encoded by the coding sequence GTGACCCGCGTAATCCGCTTCAACGCCTTCGACATGAACTGTGTCGCCCACCAGTCGCCTGGCCTGTGGAAACATCCCGACGACCAGTCCGCGCGGTACAAGGACCTCGAATACTGGACCGAACTCGCCAAGCTGCTGGAGCGCGGAAGGTTCGACGGATTGTTCATCGCCGACGTGCTGGGCACCTATGACATCTACGGTGCCAGCGACGAGGCGGCCATCCGTCAGGCCGCGCAGATCCCGGTGAACGACCCTCTGCTGCTGGTGTCGGCCATGGCCCTGGTGACCCGAGACCTGGGCTTCGGTATCACCACCGGCACCGGCTTCGAGCATCCGTACCCGTTCGCCCGCCGGCTGTCGACACTGGATCACCTCACCAAGGGCCGTATCGGCTGGAATGTCGTCACCGGCTACCTGCCTGCGGCCGCCCGCAACATGGGACAGACCGATCAGCCCGCGCACGATGCCCGTTACGATCACGCCGACGAATACCTCGAGGTGCTCTACAAGTTGTGGGAGGGATCGTGGGAGGACGACGCCGTCGTCCGAGACAAGGACCGCGGCGTGTTCACCGATCCGAGCAAGGTGCACCATATCGGCCATGAGGGAACACATTTCAGTGTTCCCGGTGTGCACCTCTCGGAACCCTCGCCGCAGCGCACGCCGGTCATCTATCAGGCCGGCTCGTCACCACGCGGGGTCCGGTTCGCCGCCGAGAACGCCGAGGCCATCTTCACCGCGGCGCCGACGAAGGCCATCCTGCGCGAGACCGTGACGACCATCCGACGCGAGCTCGAGATCGCCGGCCGCGATCCGTACGCGGTGAAGATCTTCAACCTGTCGACCGTGGTCACCGCGGCCACCGACGAGGAGGCACACGCCAAACACGCCGAGTACCTCTCCTACGGCGACCCGGAGGGCGCATGTGTCTTCATGTCCGGCTGGATGGGGGTCGACCTGGCACGTTACGGATTCGACGAGCCGGTGGGCAACGTCGACTCGAACGCCATCCTGTCGGCGGTGGCGGCGTTCCAGTCCGCCGATCCCGACGGCCGGGAATGGCAGATCAAAGATATCGCCGAATGGGGCAAGATCGGCGGACTGGGCCCACGGTTCGTGGGATCCGGTGCGCACGTGGCGGATTCGTTGCAGGAGTGGGTCGATGAGACCGACGTGGACGGTTTCAACTTCGCCTACGCGATCACGCCGGGGTCGTTCGCCGACATCGTCGATCACGTGATCCCCGAGCTCACCGCGCGCGGCGCGTATCAGGCCGAATACGCGCCGGGAACCCTGCGCCACAAGCTGCTCGGCAGGGGAGACCGGCTGCCGCAGGAGCATCGCGGCGCCAGTTACCGGGTCGGCGGGGAGAATTCGACGATCATCGAGCGGCCGTCGACCGTGCCGTCGTCGTCGGCATCGGTGGCCTCGCAACCGACTCGCGGCCGCTAG
- a CDS encoding adenylate/guanylate cyclase domain-containing protein yields the protein MSLNRAVRFVSGLVFAHLLTSAEVVIVLLSLGHQNSGDAQSLVPKANLMPLLAVVVLGTVLAAAGGYRIIAPALRWFDAGLDPDPDQRRAAINIIRNQSVLLMLIWLLSGVVFVIVNGVTGWLPILLIEVSVLFGGISTASSSLLFTQRVTRPVVAAATRDFESRATAPGVQARLVLMWTLSTALPSATIAIMVVCRANGWLIPDTASVDVPVVLLSMVSVFLGLRTLMLVSLSISDPLREIIDAMAEVEQGHIGMQVAVYEQSEIGRLQRGFNRMMTGLQERDRLRDLFGRHVGPDVARLAVEMTGHAGVVGDDVLSGDVREVAVLFVDVTGSTTLAMTRTPAEVAAVFNDFFQIVVAAVDAHHGLINKFQGDAALAVFGAPIASETAATSALAAARTLAAALGRQELDYGIGVSAGPAFAGNIGAENRYEYTVIGDPVNEAARLADAAKTTPGRIVCSGAAVDRADGAERPKWCAHREEVLRGRSEPTKLFVPRWRDE from the coding sequence ATGTCCCTCAATAGGGCGGTCCGGTTCGTCTCGGGCCTGGTCTTCGCTCACCTGCTGACCTCCGCCGAGGTCGTGATCGTCCTGCTGTCCCTGGGCCACCAGAATTCCGGTGATGCACAGTCGTTGGTTCCGAAGGCCAACCTGATGCCCCTGCTGGCCGTGGTGGTGCTCGGCACGGTCCTGGCGGCCGCGGGCGGCTACCGGATCATCGCACCGGCGCTGCGTTGGTTCGACGCCGGCCTTGACCCCGATCCGGATCAGCGTCGTGCGGCGATCAACATCATCCGGAACCAATCCGTGCTGCTGATGTTGATCTGGTTGCTCAGCGGCGTCGTCTTCGTCATCGTCAACGGAGTCACCGGTTGGTTGCCGATCCTGCTGATCGAGGTGTCGGTGCTGTTTGGCGGCATCTCCACCGCGAGCAGCAGTCTGCTGTTCACCCAACGCGTCACGAGGCCCGTGGTAGCCGCGGCGACAAGGGATTTCGAGAGCCGCGCCACCGCTCCCGGCGTCCAGGCGCGGCTGGTGTTGATGTGGACGCTGAGCACCGCCCTACCGAGCGCGACCATTGCGATCATGGTGGTCTGTCGGGCCAACGGATGGCTGATCCCCGACACCGCCTCGGTGGATGTCCCGGTGGTGCTGCTGTCGATGGTGTCGGTGTTCCTCGGGCTGCGCACCCTGATGCTGGTTTCCCTCTCCATTTCCGATCCGCTCCGCGAGATCATCGATGCGATGGCCGAGGTGGAGCAGGGCCACATCGGCATGCAGGTCGCCGTCTACGAGCAGTCCGAGATCGGGCGGCTGCAGCGTGGTTTCAACCGCATGATGACAGGGCTGCAGGAACGTGACCGGTTGCGCGACCTGTTCGGCCGCCACGTCGGACCCGATGTGGCGCGTCTGGCCGTCGAAATGACGGGCCATGCAGGCGTGGTGGGCGATGACGTGCTCTCCGGCGATGTCCGCGAGGTGGCCGTGCTGTTCGTCGACGTGACGGGCTCCACGACGCTGGCGATGACCCGCACCCCGGCCGAGGTCGCTGCTGTCTTCAATGATTTCTTCCAGATCGTGGTGGCGGCCGTCGACGCCCATCACGGACTGATCAACAAGTTTCAGGGTGATGCCGCGCTGGCTGTCTTCGGCGCGCCGATCGCCTCGGAGACGGCGGCCACCTCGGCGCTGGCGGCCGCCCGCACACTGGCCGCCGCTCTCGGACGCCAGGAACTCGACTACGGCATCGGGGTCTCGGCGGGGCCCGCTTTCGCCGGCAATATCGGGGCGGAGAACCGTTACGAGTACACCGTCATCGGCGATCCGGTGAACGAGGCCGCGCGACTGGCGGATGCGGCGAAGACCACCCCGGGGCGCATCGTGTGCTCGGGTGCGGCCGTCGACCGCGCCGACGGAGCGGAACGCCCCAAGTGGTGCGCGCATCGTGAGGAAGTTCTGCGCGGGCGGTCCGAACCGACGAAGTTGTTCGTGCCACGATGGCGTGATGAGTGA